From a region of the Georgenia yuyongxinii genome:
- a CDS encoding HepT-like ribonuclease domain-containing protein — protein sequence MLAHISDADEIVRRGESEFLDERSALLFRAAKSIIIDLSSAADRVSDEFKEDHPEVPWSAIHRMRSLLAHHYDNIQRPIVWDTLIGNLPLVRDALGEAIK from the coding sequence ATGCTCGCCCACATCAGTGACGCCGACGAGATCGTCCGGCGCGGTGAATCGGAGTTCCTCGACGAGCGGTCGGCTCTGCTGTTCCGCGCGGCGAAGTCGATCATCATCGATCTGTCGTCAGCCGCGGACCGGGTCTCCGACGAGTTCAAGGAGGATCACCCGGAGGTCCCCTGGTCGGCGATCCACCGCATGCGCAGCCTCCTGGCGCACCATTACGACAACATCCAACGCCCGATCGTCTGGGACACCCTGATTGGGAACCTGCCCTTGGTACGCGATGCCCTTGGGGAAGCGATCAAGTAG
- a CDS encoding glycosyltransferase family 2 protein → MSVPPSLPEAWLVIPLYNEAPVIGDVIAEARQTFPRIVCVDDGSTDASAERAERAGAVVVRHPVNLGQGAALQTGIEYVLSQTDGRYVVTFDADGQHDVADAAAMVGLAKQEDLAVVFGSRFLDERTKPGLAKRMVLKTAVWVTNQSTGLRLTDAHNGLRVIRRDAAAQVHLRQDRMAHASEIVTQLGRTKLAWREYPVHIRYTDYSRAKGQPLLNSINILVDLLVN, encoded by the coding sequence ATGTCCGTGCCACCTTCCCTGCCCGAGGCGTGGCTCGTCATCCCTCTGTACAACGAGGCCCCGGTGATCGGGGACGTCATCGCCGAGGCCCGGCAGACGTTCCCGCGGATCGTGTGCGTCGACGACGGCTCCACCGACGCCTCGGCGGAACGGGCCGAGCGGGCCGGTGCCGTCGTCGTCCGGCACCCGGTCAACCTGGGCCAGGGCGCCGCCCTGCAGACCGGCATCGAGTACGTGCTGTCCCAGACCGACGGGCGCTACGTGGTGACCTTCGACGCCGACGGCCAGCACGACGTCGCCGACGCCGCGGCCATGGTGGGGCTGGCGAAGCAGGAGGACCTCGCCGTCGTGTTCGGCTCACGGTTCCTCGACGAGCGGACCAAGCCCGGCCTGGCCAAGCGGATGGTGCTCAAGACGGCCGTGTGGGTGACGAACCAGTCCACGGGCCTGCGGCTGACCGACGCGCATAATGGGTTGCGGGTGATCCGGCGCGACGCCGCGGCGCAGGTGCACCTGCGCCAGGACCGGATGGCGCACGCGAGCGAGATCGTGACCCAGCTCGGGCGGACGAAGCTGGCGTGGCGGGAGTACCCGGTGCACATCCGCTACACCGACTACTCGCGGGCGAAGGGGCAGCCGTTGCTGAACTCCATCAACATCCTCGTCGACCTGCTCGTGAACTGA
- a CDS encoding LCP family protein: protein MGRDERDVPPSYSPGSSGRRPAARGARPVGPDQGPAVPRPRRQAGASQPRPDAPVRRRSVREQSARAGAGYDGQPPPSYAPANGGHARRAGARDAAEHDPTATRVDPGRTARSGTPRTAAPATAPHAPGRRRRRPLRTVLVVLLVLLIAWPVGLLVWANGKIQHTEALSGAPNTPGTTYLLAGSDSRADGAVADPTEGQRSDTIMVMHVPASGPAALISLPRDTLVEIPGGGLNKLNAAYSQGGAPLLVETVEGLTGLTMDHYVEIGMGGVRDVVDAVGGVNLCLDYDVVHDEFSGLEWVAGCHQADGTTALAFARMRYSDPQGDIGRGERQRQVIGAVVKEVAKPATLVNPVDQVQLIDAGTNALVVDTDTGIIDLGRMALAFRGATGPDGIVGAPPIASMDYRPGGGLGSTVLLDQEKAPAFFQKLRDGELTAADVETP from the coding sequence ATGGGACGTGATGAGCGCGACGTTCCGCCCAGCTACTCCCCCGGTTCGTCGGGCCGCCGGCCCGCCGCGCGCGGCGCCCGGCCCGTCGGGCCCGATCAGGGACCGGCCGTGCCGCGCCCCCGCCGGCAAGCCGGGGCGAGCCAGCCCCGTCCCGATGCCCCGGTGCGGCGCCGGTCGGTGCGCGAGCAGTCCGCGCGGGCCGGCGCGGGCTACGACGGCCAGCCGCCGCCGTCGTATGCCCCGGCGAACGGCGGGCACGCTCGCAGGGCCGGCGCTCGCGACGCCGCCGAGCACGACCCCACGGCGACCCGCGTGGACCCCGGCCGAACGGCACGGAGCGGAACACCACGCACTGCTGCCCCCGCCACCGCGCCGCACGCGCCCGGGAGGCGTCGGCGTCGGCCGCTGCGTACCGTCCTCGTGGTGCTGCTCGTGCTGCTCATCGCCTGGCCCGTGGGACTGCTGGTGTGGGCGAACGGGAAGATCCAGCACACCGAGGCGCTCTCCGGCGCGCCGAACACCCCGGGCACCACCTACCTGCTCGCCGGGTCCGACTCCCGCGCCGACGGCGCCGTGGCCGACCCCACCGAGGGGCAGCGCTCGGACACGATCATGGTGATGCATGTGCCCGCCTCCGGGCCGGCCGCGCTCATCTCCCTGCCTCGCGACACCCTGGTGGAGATCCCGGGCGGGGGGCTGAACAAGCTCAACGCGGCGTACTCCCAGGGCGGGGCGCCGCTGCTGGTGGAGACGGTCGAGGGCCTGACCGGGCTGACCATGGACCACTACGTCGAGATCGGCATGGGCGGGGTGCGCGACGTCGTCGACGCCGTCGGCGGGGTCAACCTGTGCCTGGACTACGACGTCGTCCACGACGAGTTTAGCGGGCTCGAGTGGGTCGCCGGCTGCCACCAGGCGGACGGCACCACGGCGCTGGCGTTCGCGCGGATGCGCTACTCCGACCCCCAGGGCGACATCGGTCGCGGCGAGCGGCAGCGGCAGGTGATCGGTGCGGTCGTCAAGGAGGTGGCCAAGCCCGCCACGCTGGTCAACCCGGTGGACCAGGTGCAGCTGATCGACGCGGGGACGAACGCGCTCGTGGTCGACACGGACACGGGGATCATCGACCTGGGCCGGATGGCGCTGGCGTTCCGGGGCGCCACCGGGCCGGACGGGATCGTCGGGGCCCCGCCCATCGCGAGCATGGATTACCGGCCGGGCGGCGGGCTCGGCTCGACCGTGCTGCTGGACCAGGAGAAGGCGCCGGCGTTCTTCCAGAAGCTGCGGGACGGGGAACTGACCGCGGCTGACGTCGAGACGCCGTGA
- a CDS encoding DUF4190 domain-containing protein, whose product MSENQHDQPVAPRPDPQPGPATGYGPQGPPEAQYGPPPYGYGAPPAPPAFWYSPQAEEARSAEQLALVFGILAIVAFGPVFGPLAIWQAKKAEQAGGRATAGKVLGWVGLGISIAVVVVFIVLFLMLAVGTLSANF is encoded by the coding sequence ATGTCCGAGAACCAGCACGATCAGCCCGTGGCACCGCGCCCCGACCCCCAGCCCGGACCGGCCACCGGATACGGCCCGCAGGGACCACCCGAAGCCCAGTACGGGCCGCCGCCGTACGGCTACGGCGCCCCGCCCGCACCCCCGGCCTTCTGGTACTCCCCGCAGGCCGAGGAGGCGCGTAGCGCCGAGCAGCTCGCCCTCGTCTTCGGCATCCTCGCCATCGTCGCCTTCGGTCCCGTCTTCGGCCCGCTGGCGATCTGGCAGGCCAAGAAGGCCGAACAGGCGGGTGGTCGGGCGACCGCCGGGAAGGTGCTCGGCTGGGTCGGCCTCGGCATCTCGATCGCCGTCGTGGTCGTCTTCATCGTCTTATTCCTGATGCTGGCCGTCGGCACCCTCAGCGCCAATTTCTGA
- a CDS encoding polysaccharide deacetylase family protein — translation MSRRIRPLAAATALSVAGALGLLTGPAAAPAAAATCSSGYVALTFDDGPRAVTTGQVLDALKGRSVRATFFVVGQNVERLPALVRRAVAEGHRVENHSWAHERLTDLSAAGVRTSLSRADQAVRNAGVRGTRLFRPPYGLTNATVRSVAADLGLRQVLWSVDPTDYATGTTSAQIRDRVLGGLAAGAVVLLHDGVVNSPATVGALPGIIDGARARGFCFGVLTDSGAVVPPATPTPTKVTFYLTDTWGPGTKYTFAYGRPTDAAYTGDWDGDGRDSLAVRRDATLYAKNALGAGAADVAVTYGRFDDAVVVGDWDGDGRDTLAVRRGSTYHLRNSLTPGPADAVVTYGRTADTVLVGDWDGDGRDTLAVRRGSTVYVRNSLSDGPADVVVTYGRSTDTVLVGDWNGDGRDTLAVRRASTYYLRNSLTPGDAEVVATYGRSTDQALVGDWDGDRGDTLGVRRLE, via the coding sequence ATGTCTCGACGCATCCGACCGCTCGCGGCCGCCACCGCACTCAGCGTCGCCGGGGCCCTCGGGCTCCTCACGGGACCGGCGGCGGCACCCGCCGCAGCGGCCACGTGCAGCAGCGGCTACGTGGCGCTGACGTTCGACGACGGCCCCCGGGCGGTCACCACCGGCCAGGTGCTCGACGCACTCAAGGGCCGCTCGGTGCGCGCCACCTTCTTCGTGGTCGGTCAGAACGTGGAACGGCTCCCCGCGCTCGTGCGACGCGCGGTGGCCGAGGGACACCGGGTGGAGAACCACAGCTGGGCGCACGAGCGGCTCACCGACCTCAGCGCCGCCGGGGTGCGGACCTCCCTGAGCCGGGCCGACCAGGCGGTGCGCAATGCTGGAGTGCGCGGCACCCGCCTGTTCCGGCCGCCCTACGGCCTCACGAACGCGACCGTGCGCAGTGTCGCCGCCGACCTCGGGCTGCGTCAGGTGCTGTGGAGCGTGGACCCGACCGACTACGCCACCGGCACCACCTCGGCGCAGATCCGCGACCGAGTCCTCGGCGGCCTGGCCGCCGGCGCCGTCGTCCTCCTGCACGACGGCGTGGTCAACTCCCCCGCCACCGTCGGCGCGCTGCCGGGCATCATCGACGGCGCCCGGGCGCGCGGCTTCTGCTTCGGGGTGCTCACCGACTCCGGCGCGGTGGTCCCACCGGCCACCCCCACCCCGACGAAGGTGACGTTCTATCTCACCGACACGTGGGGTCCCGGCACGAAGTACACCTTCGCCTACGGCCGCCCCACCGATGCGGCCTATACGGGCGACTGGGACGGCGACGGCCGGGACTCGCTCGCCGTGCGTCGTGACGCGACGCTCTACGCCAAGAATGCGCTCGGAGCCGGGGCGGCCGACGTCGCCGTCACCTACGGACGGTTCGACGACGCCGTGGTCGTCGGCGACTGGGACGGCGACGGCCGAGACACCCTCGCCGTGCGCCGGGGCAGCACCTACCACCTGCGCAACTCCCTCACGCCGGGCCCGGCGGACGCCGTCGTCACCTACGGCCGGACGGCCGACACGGTGCTGGTGGGCGACTGGGACGGCGACGGCCGAGACACCCTCGCCGTGCGCCGCGGCAGCACCGTCTACGTGCGGAACTCCCTGTCCGACGGGCCGGCCGACGTCGTCGTCACCTACGGCCGGTCGACGGACACGGTGCTCGTCGGGGACTGGAACGGCGACGGCCGCGACACCCTCGCCGTGCGCCGCGCCAGCACCTACTACCTGCGCAACTCGCTGACGCCCGGGGATGCCGAGGTGGTCGCCACCTACGG
- a CDS encoding PIG-L deacetylase family protein, whose product MRHNLSRTISAVVVLCLGLLVVTGSAPPRATAAGPRTTVIVSPHPDDETLRLTGYIRYAVERGDRLILVAVTDGGASAVRAQFGFTVGQLKAVRRAEQVASWSYLTDNGQVIRLGLEDGAVAGRKAAITARVKDLAAQYGPTTEFYVAALLDDDHPDHRATAEAVRDGGARVVRYSRGPVDDRPGTVYRPTSGYLWGAQRADAAYDEVGYASAGLGFTALEESGYASTVVP is encoded by the coding sequence ATGCGCCACAACCTCAGTCGCACCATCTCCGCCGTCGTGGTCCTGTGCCTGGGACTGCTGGTCGTCACCGGCTCCGCCCCGCCGCGCGCCACCGCGGCCGGCCCCCGCACCACCGTCATCGTCAGCCCGCATCCGGACGACGAGACGCTGCGGCTGACCGGCTACATCCGTTACGCCGTCGAACGCGGGGACCGGCTCATCCTCGTCGCGGTGACCGACGGCGGCGCGAGCGCGGTCCGCGCGCAGTTCGGGTTCACGGTCGGCCAGCTGAAGGCGGTCCGGCGGGCGGAGCAGGTGGCCTCCTGGTCCTACCTCACCGACAACGGGCAGGTGATCCGGCTGGGCCTCGAGGACGGCGCCGTCGCCGGCCGCAAGGCCGCCATCACCGCCCGCGTCAAGGACCTGGCGGCGCAGTACGGCCCCACCACGGAGTTCTATGTGGCCGCCCTGCTCGACGACGACCACCCGGACCACCGCGCCACCGCCGAGGCCGTGCGCGACGGCGGCGCCCGCGTGGTCCGCTACTCCCGCGGCCCCGTGGACGACCGCCCCGGCACCGTGTACCGCCCCACCAGCGGCTACCTGTGGGGTGCCCAGCGCGCCGACGCCGCGTACGACGAGGTCGGTTACGCGTCGGCCGGCCTTGGCTTCACCGCGCTGGAGGAGAGCGGCTACGCGTCGACGGTCGTCCCGTGA
- a CDS encoding TetR/AcrR family transcriptional regulator, with protein sequence MTNARIDPRTQRTLRALQDGLREVMRTTSPADIDVSALCRVAGVHRTTFYKHFDTVSDLAATLLRDLLDKAGSSSARSHQGFGDWLTCVLEQVAADRATYRHLLTESGDPALARLVCSELNRAAQRAVRTAVASGTDVGMDERALALAVGFGTYGLVEAVLTDEDLDIPATVEGFVALLPGTLGVRLAA encoded by the coding sequence GTGACCAACGCGCGCATCGACCCCCGGACCCAGCGCACCCTTCGTGCGCTGCAGGACGGTCTCCGCGAGGTGATGCGCACGACCTCCCCCGCCGACATCGACGTCTCCGCGCTGTGCCGGGTCGCCGGCGTGCACCGCACGACGTTCTACAAGCACTTCGACACCGTCTCGGACCTGGCGGCCACCTTGCTGCGCGACCTGCTGGACAAGGCGGGCTCCTCGAGCGCGCGGTCCCACCAGGGCTTCGGCGACTGGCTGACGTGCGTGCTCGAGCAGGTCGCCGCCGACCGGGCCACCTACCGCCATCTGCTCACCGAGAGCGGGGACCCGGCACTCGCCCGCCTGGTGTGCAGCGAGCTGAACCGGGCCGCTCAGCGCGCGGTGAGGACCGCCGTCGCCAGCGGCACGGACGTCGGCATGGATGAACGGGCGCTCGCCCTGGCGGTGGGCTTCGGCACCTACGGCCTCGTCGAGGCCGTCCTGACGGACGAGGACCTCGACATCCCGGCCACCGTCGAGGGCTTCGTCGCCCTGCTGCCAGGCACCCTGGGTGTCCGGCTCGCCGCCTGA
- a CDS encoding XRE family transcriptional regulator, translating into MDGNALRELRRSFGLTQAEVARAAGIHQPDLSNIERGRELRPRMLDAIRDAMYSLVPPSVVLDRHREELRRVLTSMGVKNPRTFGSVLHGTDRPGSDIDILAELPTGAGLLELAEITDAAHDVMRVPVDILPDDPRNQHALASARSEAVPL; encoded by the coding sequence GTGGACGGGAATGCCTTGCGAGAGCTGCGCCGAAGCTTCGGACTCACGCAGGCGGAAGTCGCACGTGCCGCCGGCATCCATCAGCCGGACCTGTCGAACATCGAACGCGGCCGGGAGCTGCGGCCCCGGATGTTGGACGCGATCCGCGACGCGATGTACTCCCTCGTGCCGCCGTCGGTCGTGCTCGACCGGCACCGTGAAGAGCTTCGTCGGGTGCTGACGAGCATGGGTGTGAAAAACCCACGAACCTTCGGCTCCGTCCTGCACGGCACCGACCGGCCGGGCAGCGACATCGACATCCTCGCCGAGCTACCCACGGGAGCTGGGCTGCTCGAGCTCGCAGAGATCACCGACGCGGCGCACGACGTCATGAGAGTGCCGGTCGACATCTTGCCCGACGATCCGCGCAACCAGCACGCCCTGGCATCCGCCAGGTCGGAGGCAGTTCCGCTGTGA
- a CDS encoding LCP family protein, which yields MPTATPPITRRGRRAAPVGGARARAAAAAQAAAARHVRGTPTDPHNPRHAAHGLRRHRVLNRVGIGALAATLFLGTGGALAYNEIQGNVSRHDITDLLGDRPGGAAEAAPLDQKAGKPINLLVMGSDIREGASDVDGAGAAGAVEGMRSDTTMIAHISADRSRVEIVSIPRDTLVDIPACMMPNGTETAAHSDAMFNSAFAIGGQTGDVGAAAACTIRTVENLTGVLIDDFVVVDFAGFINVVDALGGVPMYVPEDVNDPAAGLTLQAGCQVLGGQDALGFARARKSLGDGSDISRIGRQQELVAAIAREALGKNLLTDLPALYKFLDATTSTLTTGQYIGGLTTMAGLASSLRGLDAGGISFTTMPFDWAGARVVPAAAAEDLWDTLAADLPIEATLTGTGEAPTAEPSAPAGAGAEATGGGTGTGTPGAVTTAPDDGVASAAPTPQAEPTVPTCTK from the coding sequence GTGCCCACCGCGACTCCCCCCATCACCCGCCGCGGCCGCCGTGCCGCGCCGGTCGGTGGGGCGCGGGCCAGGGCGGCCGCCGCGGCGCAGGCCGCGGCCGCGCGTCACGTGCGTGGGACGCCGACCGACCCGCACAACCCCCGGCACGCCGCCCACGGGCTGCGCCGGCACCGAGTGCTCAACAGGGTGGGCATCGGCGCGCTGGCCGCCACCCTGTTCCTGGGCACCGGCGGCGCGCTGGCCTACAACGAGATTCAGGGCAACGTCTCCCGGCACGACATCACCGACCTCCTCGGCGACCGGCCCGGCGGGGCCGCCGAGGCCGCACCCCTGGACCAGAAGGCCGGCAAGCCCATCAACCTGCTGGTCATGGGCTCCGACATCCGGGAGGGCGCCAGCGACGTCGACGGCGCAGGTGCGGCCGGCGCGGTCGAGGGCATGCGCTCGGATACCACGATGATCGCCCACATCTCCGCCGACCGGTCCCGGGTGGAGATCGTCTCCATCCCCCGCGACACCCTCGTGGACATCCCCGCGTGCATGATGCCCAACGGCACCGAGACCGCCGCGCACTCCGACGCGATGTTCAACTCCGCCTTCGCCATCGGCGGGCAGACGGGCGACGTCGGCGCCGCGGCCGCGTGCACCATCCGCACCGTGGAGAACCTCACCGGCGTCCTCATCGACGACTTCGTGGTGGTCGACTTCGCCGGGTTCATCAACGTGGTCGACGCCCTGGGCGGGGTGCCGATGTACGTGCCCGAGGACGTGAACGACCCCGCCGCCGGACTGACCCTCCAGGCCGGCTGCCAGGTGCTCGGCGGGCAGGACGCGCTCGGCTTCGCCCGTGCGCGCAAGTCCCTCGGTGACGGGTCGGACATCTCCCGCATCGGCCGCCAGCAGGAGCTGGTGGCCGCGATCGCCCGCGAGGCGCTGGGCAAGAACCTGCTCACCGACCTGCCGGCGCTGTACAAGTTCCTCGACGCCACCACGTCCACGCTCACCACCGGCCAGTACATCGGCGGGCTGACCACCATGGCCGGCCTCGCGAGCTCGCTGCGCGGCCTGGACGCGGGCGGCATCTCTTTCACCACCATGCCCTTCGACTGGGCCGGCGCGCGCGTGGTCCCCGCCGCCGCGGCCGAGGACCTGTGGGACACCCTGGCCGCGGACCTGCCCATCGAGGCGACGCTCACCGGGACGGGCGAGGCGCCGACGGCGGAGCCGAGCGCGCCGGCCGGTGCCGGCGCTGAGGCGACCGGTGGCGGCACGGGCACCGGGACGCCCGGCGCGGTGACCACGGCGCCGGACGACGGCGTCGCGAGCGCGGCGCCGACACCCCAGGCCGAGCCCACCGTGCCGACCTGCACCAAGTAG
- a CDS encoding DUF2304 domain-containing protein, whose product MWIQLLLLLGIAATVIPLTRSAGARHQAIRRLLLGGFVLLAVFAVLFPSVLTSVANALGVGRGTDLLLYMLVIAFLTYVSSSYRRLTGLNQKLTVLARELALTRAALERTGARGDALDGDGAGGDGDGAVAGDGVVRPDHGAVRPDRQGAVRPDGRATG is encoded by the coding sequence ATGTGGATCCAGCTGCTCCTGCTGCTCGGCATCGCCGCCACGGTGATCCCGCTCACCCGCTCCGCGGGCGCCCGGCACCAGGCCATCCGCCGGCTCCTGCTCGGCGGGTTCGTGCTCCTCGCCGTCTTCGCCGTGCTGTTCCCGTCCGTGCTGACCTCGGTGGCCAACGCCCTCGGCGTGGGCCGCGGGACCGACCTGCTGCTCTACATGCTCGTCATCGCGTTCCTCACCTACGTCTCCAGCAGCTACCGGCGCCTGACCGGGCTCAACCAGAAGCTGACCGTGCTGGCGCGCGAGCTGGCGCTGACGCGGGCGGCGCTGGAGCGGACCGGGGCGCGTGGTGACGCCCTGGACGGTGACGGTGCGGGCGGTGACGGTGACGGTGCCGTTGCCGGTGACGGGGTGGTCCGACCCGATCACGGCGCTGTCCGACCCGACCGCCAGGGCGCCGTCCGACCCGACGGGCGCGCCACCGGCTGA
- a CDS encoding cell wall-binding repeat-containing protein yields the protein MNGRLRALAVAAALALGATPASLAVAPNAQAAPTTIASTRLAGDDRYATSAAISAANFKPGAAVAYVASGRDFPDALSGAAAAGTQGAPVLLTTPTALPEAVRAELARLRPKSIVVLGGEGAVSEVVREGLQALTTGVVARLAGTDRYATSAAVSAATFPRDVAVTYVATGRGFADALSGAAAAGAKDAPLLLVPGSSVTAEVRTELARLSPDRIVVLGSTGAVSAGVEAELAAFAPAVDRLGGADRYATSAAVSADSFPAGVPAAYLASGLDFPDALAGAPVAGLVGGPVLLVPASIPAAVRTELTRLSPGKVVVLGGPGAVSTAVVQQAVGHDEIGRIAAAYTAPPLSKGAGAKSLAWAHTQLGVPYKWAGTGPDTGGYDCSGLVMKAYEAAGVTLTRTTRQQWASTTRVALEDLQPGDIVFWSSNGQPSGIYHNALYAGKDPVTGKSMRLQAPSPGKFVELVPMLEANLLPFGGRIG from the coding sequence GTGAACGGGCGCCTGCGAGCCCTCGCTGTCGCCGCGGCGCTCGCGCTCGGCGCCACACCCGCTTCTCTAGCAGTGGCCCCGAACGCGCAAGCCGCACCGACGACCATCGCCTCAACGCGGCTGGCCGGGGACGACCGATATGCCACCTCGGCCGCCATCTCGGCGGCAAACTTCAAGCCGGGCGCTGCCGTGGCCTACGTGGCCAGCGGACGCGACTTCCCCGATGCGCTCTCAGGTGCCGCAGCCGCGGGCACGCAGGGCGCACCGGTGCTCCTGACCACACCGACCGCCCTCCCGGAGGCCGTGCGCGCCGAGCTGGCGCGGCTCAGGCCGAAGTCGATCGTCGTGCTCGGCGGCGAGGGCGCGGTGAGCGAGGTGGTGCGCGAGGGGCTGCAGGCGCTCACCACGGGCGTGGTCGCCAGGCTCGCCGGCACCGACCGGTACGCCACCTCGGCGGCCGTCTCCGCGGCGACCTTCCCGCGGGACGTGGCGGTGACCTACGTGGCCACCGGCCGCGGATTCGCCGACGCCCTCTCCGGCGCGGCCGCTGCGGGCGCGAAGGACGCACCCCTGCTGCTGGTGCCGGGCTCGTCGGTCACCGCGGAGGTCCGCACCGAGCTTGCGCGGCTCAGCCCGGACCGGATCGTCGTGCTGGGCAGCACGGGCGCCGTGTCCGCGGGCGTCGAGGCCGAGCTGGCGGCGTTCGCGCCCGCAGTGGACCGCCTGGGCGGCGCCGACCGGTACGCCACCTCCGCAGCCGTCTCGGCGGACAGCTTCCCCGCCGGCGTTCCGGCCGCGTACCTGGCCAGCGGCCTCGACTTCCCCGACGCGCTCGCCGGCGCCCCGGTGGCCGGGCTCGTCGGCGGGCCGGTGCTGCTGGTCCCCGCCAGCATCCCCGCTGCCGTGCGCACCGAGCTCACCCGGCTCTCCCCCGGCAAGGTCGTGGTGCTCGGCGGGCCGGGCGCCGTGAGCACCGCCGTCGTCCAGCAGGCCGTCGGGCACGACGAGATCGGCCGGATCGCCGCCGCCTACACCGCGCCGCCACTAAGCAAGGGTGCCGGCGCCAAGTCGCTGGCCTGGGCACACACCCAGCTGGGCGTGCCGTACAAGTGGGCGGGCACCGGCCCGGACACGGGCGGGTACGACTGCTCCGGGCTCGTCATGAAGGCGTACGAGGCGGCGGGCGTCACCCTGACCCGGACCACCCGGCAACAGTGGGCCTCCACCACCCGGGTGGCGCTCGAGGACCTTCAGCCTGGCGACATCGTGTTCTGGTCGAGCAACGGGCAACCGTCCGGGATCTACCACAACGCCCTCTACGCCGGGAAGGACCCGGTGACGGGCAAGAGCATGCGCCTGCAGGCACCGTCGCCGGGCAAGTTCGTCGAGCTGGTGCCGATGCTCGAGGCGAACCTGCTGCCCTTCGGGGGACGGATCGGGTGA